The [Limnothrix rosea] IAM M-220 nucleotide sequence CAGCAGCTTTTTCATTGAGTAAATTTAGGTTCGTTTCAGAAGTCAAAAATATATTCACTTAAGATAACAGATAGCTCTCGTCACATTTTTGCCTTGATACCCAGATTTTATGGCGTTTTTGAACTGGTATTTTTTACTCTTCTATTGCATCTCGTTATCCTGTGGCCTCCTCATTTTTCGAACGCTGCGATCGCCGTCTCCCCGTCCGAAAGGCTGGCTTTACAAAGCAATTTTGGTATTGGCGCTGACGTGGGGGACAAATTTCTTTTCCATGCAGTCAGCGGTATGGGTCGGCGGTATTGCGTGGGGGCTTTTAGTCGTTGTGCCGTCGGTAGGATTGCGACAAATTCAGGCTTTGATTTACCGACAGAATTATCAAAAAGCGCGTTTTTTAGCCTTTGGTTTACGTTACTTGCATCCCTTTGATGATTGGTGGTCGCAGCCAAAAATCATCTGGGCATTAGAGCTAGCAAAACAGGGAGATATTGCCCAATCAAAATCAATCTTGACGCAATACGAAACGAGTCCGGGCTTTGTGGCACAGCAGGCGATCGCCACGGTTTATGTGATGCAGTTTGATTGGGCAGGGCTATTGCAATGGTTACAAACAAAATCCCATCTGCGAGACCCGTTGTTGTTGATGTATTACTGTCGCGCGCTTGGGGAAACGGGGCATCTCCACGAATTATTACTGCAACTCAAATCCTGTGAAAAGGCATTATCACGGGGCGGCGATCGCACAAATTATCATCAGGTTCAGCTGTTTGCGGCGGCCTTTTGTGGAGAGGTGAAATTAGTCGAGCAATTATTATCCGGTTGCCTTTCCATTTATCCCAATGAAATTCAACAATTTTGGCAGGCGATCGCTTGGTACGGCGCAGGGGAAAAACGCATTGCAGCAAAACAACTAAAAACGCTCACCGAAAATCCCGATAGTGAATTTAAGAAGGCGATCGCCTTTCGTCTCCAGCATCCGCCCCAACCTGCGGAGAAATTATTGAAGCCCGAATCCTACCCCCTTATCGCCGCACTGACCCGCAATATTAACCAAGGCAATATTGATCGTTCCTACCAAAGCTTATTAGAACGTCGCCCTATTTATAAACAGGGATTTTCGATTAATTTATTCTTAGTTTTTATCAATATTGGCGTGTTCGTAGCGGGCATCGTCCTCAACTTCAAAGTAGGACGGGGCGCTCTCATTGACTTAGCGGGTTTTACCCCTGTGGCGGTGGTAGCAGGCGAATGGTGGCGTATTTTTACCGCAACGTTTATTCACGTTGATTTTGCCCATTTACTCACGAATCTTTTGACGATTTATTTGTTAGGTAGTTTTGTCGAACGGCACCTCGGCAAAGGTCGTTATCTATTCGTTTATATCGCCAGTGGTGTCGCGGCAATGTTGACCTTACTAATTTTGGTGTCCGCAGCTCAAGGGTTTGACTTTAGCATTTTGCCCCGCTGGTCACTATTTCTAACCGAAGAAATTCGCTTTTCCTACCGCCAATGGGTGGGGGCTTCTGGCTCCATTATGGGCATGATCGGGGCGATCGTTGTTATTTTATTTCGAGGATGGCGACGGGAACATTCAACATCAGCGCGGAAACAGTTTCAGCTCATTTCCGGCATTATTATTTTGCAATTTGCCATTGATCTTAGCTCCACCAATGTGAGTTTTTATAGTCATTTTCTCGGATTAATTTTTGGTATCCTTTTGACCTTATTGCTCACGCGCGAAAGGAGAAAATCTCAACGGCTTAAATCTTAGAAAATATCCCTCTGTTTACTCGGGGCGATCGCCGATTTCTTTTACTTCTTGTCCGCCAAAAATGGCTTCTTGATGGCGATACCACTTAAATTCGAGCAGATTATAAAACGGGTCTTCAAGGAAAAAAGTTTTATGTTCTGTAAGTTTCCCCTCAAACCGTAAACGCGGGCGATCGCGGAAAGTGAGGTTATGTTTTTCTGCCCGATCAAGAGTCGTTTGCCAATCCTGTTGATCAAGAAAGGTAATGCCAAAATGTCTGGGATAAATGCCCTTTTGGGGTTGCAGCGGTTCCTTTGTCACGTGAGCGACGAGCTGATGCCCATAAAAATCAAAAATGACAGCACCCGCATTTTGCCGACCAACACCACTGCCCAGCACTGCCGCATAAAATTCCTTCGCTTTTTCGGTATCGGTAATGGGGATGGCTAGATGGAAAAATAGGCGATCGCTCATAGTCTTTGCAGTAGAAACAAGTTCACTGTCTTGATTGTAAAACCCCTTTTCTGAGGCGTACCCAGCCCATGAAAAAGAGACAGATATTTTTACGATCTGTCTATCTACTAACTTATTCAAGTAAAAAATTTATTTGACCGTAATGCCCGCCAATGTTTTATCGAGTAGGGCGATCGCCTCACTGATTTCCACCTCAGACACAATGAGCGGTGGCACAAAACGAAGAACCTTGGGGCCAGCAGGCGCGATCAATAGACCATTTTCCATGGCCGCTTTCACCACTTGGATGGAAGTCAAATCAACGTCGGCTTTAATTTCCATGCCGTTGATTAAGCCCCAGCCACGCGCTTCAACGAAGTAGGGATATTTCTGCGCCAAAGTCTCTAGAGCTAAACGGAGCTGTTGACCACGAGCATTGGCATTATCCAGTAGGTTTTCCGTTTCGAGCGTGTTCACAACCGCCAGAGCCGCAGCACAGGAGAAGGGATTGCCGCCGAAGGTACTCGCGTGCTCACCGGGGTTAAAGACCGCGCAGGAATCCTTACAGAGCATTGCACCGATGGGAATACCACCAGCCAAACCTTTCGCACTGGTGAAAATATCCGGCTCAATACCGAGATTTTCGTAGCCCCAATATTTGCCAGTTCTGCCAACGCCTACTTGCACTTCGTCGAGCACAAGGAGAATTTCGTTTTCGTCACAAACTTGCCGTACCGCTTGGAAATATGCCACATCACCGGGACGGACACCGCCTTCCCCTTGGAGGGGTTCAAGCATCACCGCAGCCACGCGACGGTTCCCTTCGTCAATATCGGCGATCGCCTCCTTTAGGGCTTGAATATCATTGTAGGGAACATAGGCAAAGCCATCCGGAAGGGGATTAAAGTGCTTTTGATATTTCGGTTGACCCGTGGCAGTAATCGTTGCCAACGTCCGACCATGAAAACTGGATTTTGCCGAAAGAATAACAGGCTGCTCTAAAAAATCCGAAACCGTATGGGCATACTTGCGCACCAGCTTAATGGCCGCCTCATTGGCCTCTGCCCCAGAATTACAGAAAAAAACCTTATCCGCACAGGAATGTTCAACCAGCCATTTTGCTAGCTCACCCTGCTCCGGAATGTAGTACAAATTTGAAATGTGATGGAGTTTTTTGATCTGCTCACTGGTTGCATCGATCAAAGCCGGGTGGGCATGGCCCAAAGTACAAGTGGCGATCCCCGCGACAAAATCCAGATAACTTTTGCCCTCCGTATCCCACAGACGACACCCCTCCCCACGGGCGATCGCCACCGGGAAACGTCCGTAAGTATTCATCACATACTGATTAAAATCAGCAGGGTCAAAGGTTTTGACAGGGGCATGGTCAAGTATCGTTTGTGGACTCACGAGCTACTCCTTTTTTATTACGACAAGGAATCCGGAAAAAGACTTAAAGTCACCACACCCTTCATCAAAACCAATAGCACAGGCGGAGTCATGGGAAGTGGCAGCATCAAGCGCAAGAATATGTTGTATTGAGTTTAATCCAAATTACAGACCAGCGAGAGTCAAAGGTCATGATTACTTGAGGTTAAAGAAACGTGTATAGCATCCAGCAACAATATCTACGACTCAAAAAACAATTATTAGTGGGCAGCTTTTCACTGCTTGGCCTTTGTCTCGGTGGCGCGACTTGGTACAAAGTTGTCGAACAGTGGTCGATGTCGGATGCGATTTACATGACCTTAATTTCCATCTCCACCGTTGGTTTTGGAGAAGTACGTCCCCTAGATAGCGATCGCCTCAGATTTTTTACAATCACCCTAATCGTCCTAGGGGTCATTAATATTGGATATATCGTCAACCGCTTTACCGAAGCGATTATTGGTGGCTACGTACAGGAGTGGCGAAAATTGCAAGAACAACAAAAACGCATTGATAGCCTTCAGGAGCACTACATTATCTGTGGTCTCGGCAGAACAGGCATGCAAGTTGCCAAGGAATTTTTTGAAGAAAATATCCCCTTTGTCGTCATCGATTCCAACCCCGAACAAATCGCCGCCGCCCGCAAACTTGGCTACACCTGTATCGAAGGCGATGCCACCCTCGACGAATCCCTATATGCCGCCAAAATAGAACAGGCCGCCTGCCTCGTGGCCGCACTCCGCTCAGATGCCGAAAATCTCTACACCGTCCTCTCCGCAAAAACCCTATGCGAGAAAAAAAAACTGCGAACCGTTGCCCGCGCCAGCACCGAAGAAGGCCTCCGCAAATTAAAACGAGCGGGTGCTGATGAGGTTGTCTCGCCCTATATCACCGGTGGTCGCCGACTAGCCGCCTCTGCCCTACGCCCCCAAGTGATGGATTTTGTCGATGGACTCTTTACCGGAAGCGAAAAATCCTATTACATCGAAGAAATTCGACTAGACCAAGAATGCGGCGAATACATTGGTAAAACTTTAATCGAAGCGCGCCTGAGGGTACAATCTGGGGCTTTAGTGTTAGCCATTCGTCGTAGTG carries:
- a CDS encoding rhomboid family intramembrane serine protease, whose translation is MAFLNWYFLLFYCISLSCGLLIFRTLRSPSPRPKGWLYKAILVLALTWGTNFFSMQSAVWVGGIAWGLLVVVPSVGLRQIQALIYRQNYQKARFLAFGLRYLHPFDDWWSQPKIIWALELAKQGDIAQSKSILTQYETSPGFVAQQAIATVYVMQFDWAGLLQWLQTKSHLRDPLLLMYYCRALGETGHLHELLLQLKSCEKALSRGGDRTNYHQVQLFAAAFCGEVKLVEQLLSGCLSIYPNEIQQFWQAIAWYGAGEKRIAAKQLKTLTENPDSEFKKAIAFRLQHPPQPAEKLLKPESYPLIAALTRNINQGNIDRSYQSLLERRPIYKQGFSINLFLVFINIGVFVAGIVLNFKVGRGALIDLAGFTPVAVVAGEWWRIFTATFIHVDFAHLLTNLLTIYLLGSFVERHLGKGRYLFVYIASGVAAMLTLLILVSAAQGFDFSILPRWSLFLTEEIRFSYRQWVGASGSIMGMIGAIVVILFRGWRREHSTSARKQFQLISGIIILQFAIDLSSTNVSFYSHFLGLIFGILLTLLLTRERRKSQRLKS
- a CDS encoding VOC family protein, with product MSDRLFFHLAIPITDTEKAKEFYAAVLGSGVGRQNAGAVIFDFYGHQLVAHVTKEPLQPQKGIYPRHFGITFLDQQDWQTTLDRAEKHNLTFRDRPRLRFEGKLTEHKTFFLEDPFYNLLEFKWYRHQEAIFGGQEVKEIGDRPE
- a CDS encoding aspartate aminotransferase family protein yields the protein MSPQTILDHAPVKTFDPADFNQYVMNTYGRFPVAIARGEGCRLWDTEGKSYLDFVAGIATCTLGHAHPALIDATSEQIKKLHHISNLYYIPEQGELAKWLVEHSCADKVFFCNSGAEANEAAIKLVRKYAHTVSDFLEQPVILSAKSSFHGRTLATITATGQPKYQKHFNPLPDGFAYVPYNDIQALKEAIADIDEGNRRVAAVMLEPLQGEGGVRPGDVAYFQAVRQVCDENEILLVLDEVQVGVGRTGKYWGYENLGIEPDIFTSAKGLAGGIPIGAMLCKDSCAVFNPGEHASTFGGNPFSCAAALAVVNTLETENLLDNANARGQQLRLALETLAQKYPYFVEARGWGLINGMEIKADVDLTSIQVVKAAMENGLLIAPAGPKVLRFVPPLIVSEVEISEAIALLDKTLAGITVK
- a CDS encoding potassium channel family protein encodes the protein MYSIQQQYLRLKKQLLVGSFSLLGLCLGGATWYKVVEQWSMSDAIYMTLISISTVGFGEVRPLDSDRLRFFTITLIVLGVINIGYIVNRFTEAIIGGYVQEWRKLQEQQKRIDSLQEHYIICGLGRTGMQVAKEFFEENIPFVVIDSNPEQIAAARKLGYTCIEGDATLDESLYAAKIEQAACLVAALRSDAENLYTVLSAKTLCEKKKLRTVARASTEEGLRKLKRAGADEVVSPYITGGRRLAASALRPQVMDFVDGLFTGSEKSYYIEEIRLDQECGEYIGKTLIEARLRVQSGALVLAIRRSDRGQFEGKLIPGPTGETMLMFDDTLICMGTPEQLRKLNNLLLPKRTKDQLRMPEREP